The following coding sequences are from one Bos indicus x Bos taurus breed Angus x Brahman F1 hybrid chromosome 5, Bos_hybrid_MaternalHap_v2.0, whole genome shotgun sequence window:
- the AMHR2 gene encoding anti-Muellerian hormone type-2 receptor isoform X1, whose translation MMLGVLGLWALLPTAVQAPPSRRTCVFFEAPGVRGSTQNLGKLLDAGPGPPRVIHCLYSHCCFGIWNLTQDQAQVEMQGCRDSDEPGCESPRCDPSPRAHPRPSSTLFTCSCGADFCNANYSHLPPLGSPGTPGLEGPQAISGESTWIALLLLGLLLLLLLLSSSILALLQRKACRERGGPEPEPESDSGRDWSAELPELPELCFSQVIREGGHAVVWAGQLQGKLVAIKAFPLRAVAQFQAERALYELPGLQHDHIVRFITASRGCPGPLPCGPLLVLELHPKGSLCHYLTQHTSDWGSSLRMALSLAQGLAFLHEERWQDGQYKPGIAHRDLSSQNVLVRDDGSCAIGDLGLALVLPGLAQPPTWAPSQPRGPAAIMEAGTQRYMAPELLDKTLDLQDWGTALRRADIYSLALLLWEIMSRCPDLRPDSRPPPFQLAYEAELGSAPTACELWTLAVEERRRPHVPSTWCCLTTDPGGLRELLEDCWDADPEARLTAECVQQRLAALASPEEAHPFPEGCARDCSLCCLEDHFSTPPVCHSPQ comes from the exons ATGATGCTGGGGGTCTTGGGGCTCTGGGCACTGCTTCCTACAGCTGTGCAAG CACCCCCCAGCAGGCGGACCTGTGTGTTCTTCGAGGCCCCTGGAGTGCGGGGAAGCACACAGAACCTGGGGAAGCTGCTGGATGCAGGGCCGGGCCCCCCCAGGGTTATCCACTGCCTCTACAGCCACTGCTGCTTTGGAATCTGGAACCTGACCCAAGACCAGGCACAGGTGGAGATGCAAG GATGCCGAGACAGCGATGAGCCAGGCTGTGAGTCCCCCCGCTGTGACCCAAGTCCCCGAGCCCATCCTCGCCCCAGCTCTACTCTCTTCACCTGCTCCTGTGGCGCTGACTTCTGCAATGCCAATTACAGCCATCTGCCTCCTCTGGGGAGCCCTGGGACACCTGGTTTGGAGGGCCCCCAGGCCATTTCAG GGGAGTCCACCTGGAtagcgctgctgctgctgggactgcttctgctgctgctgctgctaagcagCAGCATCTTGG ccctgctgcAGCGGAAGGCCTGCCGAGAGCGAGGTGGGCCAGAGCCCGAGCCAGAGTCAGATTCAGGCAGGGACTGGAGTGCTGAGCTGCCGGAGCTGCCTGAGCTGTGCTTCTCCCAG GTCATACGGGAAGGAGGTCACGCAGTGGTGTGGGCTGGGCAGCTGCAAGGCAAGCTGGTAGCCATCAAGGCCTTCCCCCTGAGGGCTGTGGCCCAGTTCCAAGCTGAGAGAGCGTTGTACGAGCTGCCAGGCCTACAGCATGACCACATTGTCCGCTTTATCACCGCGAGCAGGGGCTGCCCTGGCCCCCTGCCCTGTGGGCCCCTGCTGGTACTAGAACTGCACCCCAAG GGCTCCCTGTGCCACTACTTGACCCAGCACACCAGTGACTGGGGCAGTTCCCTGCGGATGGCACTGTCCCTGGCGCAGGGCCTGGCATTTCTCCATGAGGAACGTTGGCAGGATG GCCAGTACAAACCAGGTATCGCCCACCGAGATCTGAGCAGCCAGAATGTGCTCGTTCGGGACGATGGGTCATGCGCCATCGGAGATCTGGGCCTCGCCTTGGTGCTCCCTGGCCTCGCCCAGCCCCCAACCTGGGCCCCTAGTCAACCCCGAGGGCCGGCTGCCATCATGGAG GCTGGTACCCAGCGGTACATGGCACCGGAGCTCTTGGACAAAACTCTGGACCTTCAGGACTGGGGCACAGCCCTGCGGCGAGCTGACATCTACTCTCTGGCTCTGCTCTTGTGGGAGATTATGAGTCGCTGCCCAGATTTGCGACCTG ACAGCAGACCACCACCCTTCCAGCTGGCCTATGAGGCAGAACTGGGCAGCGCCCCCACTGCCTGTGAGCTGTGGACCTTGGCGGTGGAGGAGAGGAGGCGCCCTCACGTTCCATCCACCTGGTGCTGCTTGACCACT GACCCTGGAGGCCTGAGAGAGCTCCTGGAGGACTGCTGGGATGCAGACCCTGAAGCGCGGCTAACAGCTGAGTGTGTACAGCAGCGCCTGGCTGCCCTGGCCTCTCCTGAGGAGGCCCACCCCTTCCCTGAGGGCTGTGCGCGGGACTGCTCACTTTGCTGCCTGGAAGACCATTTCTCCACTCCTCCCGTCTGCCATTCTCCCCAGTAG
- the AMHR2 gene encoding anti-Muellerian hormone type-2 receptor isoform X2 — MMLGVLGLWALLPTAVQAPPSRRTCVFFEAPGVRGSTQNLGKLLDAGPGPPRVIHCLYSHCCFGIWNLTQDQAQVEMQGCRDSDEPGCESPRCDPSPRAHPRPSSTLFTCSCGADFCNANYSHLPPLGSPGTPGLEGPQAISGESTWIALLLLGLLLLLLLLSSSILALLQRKACRERGGPEPEPESDSGRDWSAELPELPELCFSQVIREGGHAVVWAGQLQGKLVAIKAFPLRAVAQFQAERALYELPGLQHDHIVRFITASRGCPGPLPCGPLLVLELHPKGSLCHYLTQHTSDWGSSLRMALSLAQGLAFLHEERWQDGQYKPGIAHRDLSSQNVLVRDDGSCAIGDLGLALVLPGLAQPPTWAPSQPRGPAAIMEDPGGLRELLEDCWDADPEARLTAECVQQRLAALASPEEAHPFPEGCARDCSLCCLEDHFSTPPVCHSPQ, encoded by the exons ATGATGCTGGGGGTCTTGGGGCTCTGGGCACTGCTTCCTACAGCTGTGCAAG CACCCCCCAGCAGGCGGACCTGTGTGTTCTTCGAGGCCCCTGGAGTGCGGGGAAGCACACAGAACCTGGGGAAGCTGCTGGATGCAGGGCCGGGCCCCCCCAGGGTTATCCACTGCCTCTACAGCCACTGCTGCTTTGGAATCTGGAACCTGACCCAAGACCAGGCACAGGTGGAGATGCAAG GATGCCGAGACAGCGATGAGCCAGGCTGTGAGTCCCCCCGCTGTGACCCAAGTCCCCGAGCCCATCCTCGCCCCAGCTCTACTCTCTTCACCTGCTCCTGTGGCGCTGACTTCTGCAATGCCAATTACAGCCATCTGCCTCCTCTGGGGAGCCCTGGGACACCTGGTTTGGAGGGCCCCCAGGCCATTTCAG GGGAGTCCACCTGGAtagcgctgctgctgctgggactgcttctgctgctgctgctgctaagcagCAGCATCTTGG ccctgctgcAGCGGAAGGCCTGCCGAGAGCGAGGTGGGCCAGAGCCCGAGCCAGAGTCAGATTCAGGCAGGGACTGGAGTGCTGAGCTGCCGGAGCTGCCTGAGCTGTGCTTCTCCCAG GTCATACGGGAAGGAGGTCACGCAGTGGTGTGGGCTGGGCAGCTGCAAGGCAAGCTGGTAGCCATCAAGGCCTTCCCCCTGAGGGCTGTGGCCCAGTTCCAAGCTGAGAGAGCGTTGTACGAGCTGCCAGGCCTACAGCATGACCACATTGTCCGCTTTATCACCGCGAGCAGGGGCTGCCCTGGCCCCCTGCCCTGTGGGCCCCTGCTGGTACTAGAACTGCACCCCAAG GGCTCCCTGTGCCACTACTTGACCCAGCACACCAGTGACTGGGGCAGTTCCCTGCGGATGGCACTGTCCCTGGCGCAGGGCCTGGCATTTCTCCATGAGGAACGTTGGCAGGATG GCCAGTACAAACCAGGTATCGCCCACCGAGATCTGAGCAGCCAGAATGTGCTCGTTCGGGACGATGGGTCATGCGCCATCGGAGATCTGGGCCTCGCCTTGGTGCTCCCTGGCCTCGCCCAGCCCCCAACCTGGGCCCCTAGTCAACCCCGAGGGCCGGCTGCCATCATGGAG GACCCTGGAGGCCTGAGAGAGCTCCTGGAGGACTGCTGGGATGCAGACCCTGAAGCGCGGCTAACAGCTGAGTGTGTACAGCAGCGCCTGGCTGCCCTGGCCTCTCCTGAGGAGGCCCACCCCTTCCCTGAGGGCTGTGCGCGGGACTGCTCACTTTGCTGCCTGGAAGACCATTTCTCCACTCCTCCCGTCTGCCATTCTCCCCAGTAG
- the AMHR2 gene encoding anti-Muellerian hormone type-2 receptor isoform X3, whose protein sequence is MMLGVLGLWALLPTAVQAPPSRRTCVFFEAPGVRGSTQNLGKLLDAGPGPPRVIHCLYSHCCFGIWNLTQDQAQVEMQGCRDSDEPGCESPRCDPSPRAHPRPSSTLFTCSCGADFCNANYSHLPPLGSPGTPGLEGPQAISGESTWIALLLLGLLLLLLLLSSSILALLQRKACRERGGPEPEPESDSGRDWSAELPELPELCFSQVIREGGHAVVWAGQLQGKLVAIKAFPLRAVAQFQAERALYELPGLQHDHIVRFITASRGCPGPLPCGPLLVLELHPKGSLCHYLTQHTSDWGSSLRMALSLAQGLAFLHEERWQDGQYKPGIAHRDLSSQNVLVRDDGSCAIGDLGLALVLPGLAQPPTWAPSQPRGPAAIMEAGTQRYMAPELLDKTLDLQDWGTALRRADIYSLALLLWEIMSRCPDLRPADHHPSSWPMRQNWAAPPLPVSCGPWRWRRGGALTFHPPGAA, encoded by the exons ATGATGCTGGGGGTCTTGGGGCTCTGGGCACTGCTTCCTACAGCTGTGCAAG CACCCCCCAGCAGGCGGACCTGTGTGTTCTTCGAGGCCCCTGGAGTGCGGGGAAGCACACAGAACCTGGGGAAGCTGCTGGATGCAGGGCCGGGCCCCCCCAGGGTTATCCACTGCCTCTACAGCCACTGCTGCTTTGGAATCTGGAACCTGACCCAAGACCAGGCACAGGTGGAGATGCAAG GATGCCGAGACAGCGATGAGCCAGGCTGTGAGTCCCCCCGCTGTGACCCAAGTCCCCGAGCCCATCCTCGCCCCAGCTCTACTCTCTTCACCTGCTCCTGTGGCGCTGACTTCTGCAATGCCAATTACAGCCATCTGCCTCCTCTGGGGAGCCCTGGGACACCTGGTTTGGAGGGCCCCCAGGCCATTTCAG GGGAGTCCACCTGGAtagcgctgctgctgctgggactgcttctgctgctgctgctgctaagcagCAGCATCTTGG ccctgctgcAGCGGAAGGCCTGCCGAGAGCGAGGTGGGCCAGAGCCCGAGCCAGAGTCAGATTCAGGCAGGGACTGGAGTGCTGAGCTGCCGGAGCTGCCTGAGCTGTGCTTCTCCCAG GTCATACGGGAAGGAGGTCACGCAGTGGTGTGGGCTGGGCAGCTGCAAGGCAAGCTGGTAGCCATCAAGGCCTTCCCCCTGAGGGCTGTGGCCCAGTTCCAAGCTGAGAGAGCGTTGTACGAGCTGCCAGGCCTACAGCATGACCACATTGTCCGCTTTATCACCGCGAGCAGGGGCTGCCCTGGCCCCCTGCCCTGTGGGCCCCTGCTGGTACTAGAACTGCACCCCAAG GGCTCCCTGTGCCACTACTTGACCCAGCACACCAGTGACTGGGGCAGTTCCCTGCGGATGGCACTGTCCCTGGCGCAGGGCCTGGCATTTCTCCATGAGGAACGTTGGCAGGATG GCCAGTACAAACCAGGTATCGCCCACCGAGATCTGAGCAGCCAGAATGTGCTCGTTCGGGACGATGGGTCATGCGCCATCGGAGATCTGGGCCTCGCCTTGGTGCTCCCTGGCCTCGCCCAGCCCCCAACCTGGGCCCCTAGTCAACCCCGAGGGCCGGCTGCCATCATGGAG GCTGGTACCCAGCGGTACATGGCACCGGAGCTCTTGGACAAAACTCTGGACCTTCAGGACTGGGGCACAGCCCTGCGGCGAGCTGACATCTACTCTCTGGCTCTGCTCTTGTGGGAGATTATGAGTCGCTGCCCAGATTTGCGACCTG CAGACCACCACCCTTCCAGCTGGCCTATGAGGCAGAACTGGGCAGCGCCCCCACTGCCTGTGAGCTGTGGACCTTGGCGGTGGAGGAGAGGAGGCGCCCTCACGTTCCATCCACCTGGTGCTGCTTGA